The window AATATGAGTAGTTGGCATGAGGTGGAGACGTGATCCTGTCAATACCCTCCCAATCTGAGATGACAAAACCCTGATATAGTCCACAAAGTTCTACAGTGCTTTTAGTTTCTACTGAGGCTATTGTAAAATGGGCATAGGGCCGAAAAGAACATCAGAGAGTCGTTTTTACCCTGAAATGAAGAGTGTTCTTAAGGAAGCCAGTAACAAGATCATGATTAGCATGCATCTTTACTCCATTCCAGCTCGAGTAAGATACCATAATAGTTGCAACCCCTTTGATAATTGAGTCATAGTAGCCTGGCATGTGGATACTGAGCAAGCCGTGTCTGTTTATCACAGTGTTATTCTCGTTGATGCCCCTAGTTGTTCCTCCATCACCGACGTAATGCTTTGCACACGCTGCAACCTTTTTACTGCCAACAGAAATGGCGGAACATGAACAAAACACCTTCGTAAATTGGATCACAATCGTGTTGTTTGGAATTTGACAATGATTGGTGATCTTTCAGTAAATTAATGTGCCATGAGAATTGCAGTTGTAAATATGTCCTTTTCGGACAAATCAAAATGCAACAATATAGGGATTATAGGTGGTCTTTGTGACCACCGTAAATAGCCTAGTGCCAAAGTATGCTTTGACAAGCActttccctctttttttcctACAAAAAGCTACCAATTTTTCAATGAAAGTGCTTAAACACACTCGTCATCTCTCCCTTCCTCTAAGAGCCAACATCACTGCACgcgaaggagaagaaaaaacgACTAGTACTTGCATTGCATGTTGGATTTATGTGGACCAATAGAACTAAAACCAAGTTAAACTTCAAGATATTCCAAAACTGTAACTTTCACAGGACCATTATGATGAGTATCAATCATTTTCGAGAACGTGGACCGCCACATTATGCAAAAGAGAATAAGACCTTTCAAACTCTTGTAATGTGTTAGAAATGTTGGACCGTTTTATCTTTGATAGCACAAATGGACCCAAAAAAAAGCATAAATCAAGCACAAGGCTATGACAAAAAACTGAGGAATTAAAACTCTTACTTTCCGCCCACAAAGGGAATGCCCTTTCTAGAGTTGGCTGGTAACTCCCCTTGTAATCCAGGTATGATCTCAGTCATTGCTTGAACAATTTTGTGATCTTCACTGTAGCTTTCATAACATCGACCCCATCTTGGATCTCTGCAAACCTGCAAAGACAAAATTAAGAGGAAGCACAACTTAGCTTAAAGTAACTTCTGTCGGTACTAATCAGATGTACAGTTTATTTTAGTTACCGCTATACAAGGTGCGAAGACATATGGAATGCCTGTAGCTCTAGCTTCAAGTGCAGTTGCAGCTCCGATCCTCTTAACAAGTACGGGGTCCCTGGTTGATTTTAAATACGAGGAAGTTGACATTAATACATTCACTCTTATGGTTTAAAGTTTGAACTACTAAGAGGACTAAAATTTTACAGTTGAAGAAACAAATTTCTCAATTGATCCCATTTAgttaaagtatcatcatatacTCGAACATATATACAccaacttatttgtatttggaaTTTTAATTTGTCAGCACCAACGAAAAATGAAAGCTTCAGTCAAATTCTTGATCAAATGCCGGACACATAAGACAATTATCGCATCGTAGAACTCTTCATTTAAttgtagagaaaggaaaggttgTTTTTTTCTCTCCAAAATTCAAAAGGTTGACAAAAGAGACTAAGCGAAATGTTGGTATTCAAGGCAAATCTACTTGCCTGGTAGCTCCAAGGCCAATATTGTGCGGAAAGATTGTTGCTTTGTAGACGTTGTTGTGGCCATGAACTGCATCGATACCATAAATCATTGGAATTCCAAGCCGGGTTGATAAAGAACCTTTTTGAAAATCATTCACCATGTTAATCCATGCTTCTGGAGAAGCCCTTTGTGCTGGAACGCTCCCACCCCCGCTTAATATACTCCCTGCCAAAAACAgattaatttcttcttcctTAAATCTAACTGATCTGCATATGCATATGTGATACATTCCATTCTTTCTGTAGTTACAcatgtatatataatttataCACAGGCAGGACAGAAAGAAGAGTGATGATTACCAATGAAGTATTTCTTCATCACCTCAGACGAAGCAACACTGCGGTCTATCTGCACCATTTGGCCAATCTTTTCCTCCAACGTCATCCGGCTCAATAGATCCTTGATTCGAGTATTCAGCGGCTGTTTGGGGTCTTTATATCTAATATGTTCTGCTTCTGCTACAGCTATGAAGAAACATGAGAGAAGAAGCCCCATCAAGAAGATGGGAGTTCTAGCCATTTCCTGTTCCCAAAAAAATTTACAGAAGAATGTAATGCACAATTAGAAAGCCAGTTTGAGGATGAGCTATGGAACATTGTGAACCGAAATTCGAAAACATAAAAAAGGCCTAAAATTAGAACATCAAACAGTTAAAAGATGaacaaaatttgaagaaaagtaTTAAGGCAACAATGGAAAGGAATCACAATATAATGAACCTCAAGCATTCAAGCACCAATGGAAGATTAGTTGCATGGTGGAAATTATAGAAAGTTACCACttttattaacaaaaaaatgctGCACCCGAAGTTAATCCCAGAGAAAGGAATCAGAAGGACCTTGTAGCAAAATGCAGAAT is drawn from Malus domestica chromosome 14, GDT2T_hap1 and contains these coding sequences:
- the LOC103453963 gene encoding uncharacterized protein, with the protein product MARTPIFLMGLLLSCFFIAVAEAEHIRYKDPKQPLNTRIKDLLSRMTLEEKIGQMVQIDRSVASSEVMKKYFIGSILSGGGSVPAQRASPEAWINMVNDFQKGSLSTRLGIPMIYGIDAVHGHNNVYKATIFPHNIGLGATRDPVLVKRIGAATALEARATGIPYVFAPCIAVCRDPRWGRCYESYSEDHKIVQAMTEIIPGLQGELPANSRKGIPFVGGNKKVAACAKHYVGDGGTTRGINENNTVINRHGLLSIHMPGYYDSIIKGVATIMVSYSSWNGVKMHANHDLVTGFLKNTLHFRGFVISDWEGIDRITSPPHANYSYSIQAGVNAGIDMVMIPYNYTEFIDGLTSLVKNGIIPMSRIDDAVKRILRVKFVMGLFEEPLADRSLVDQLGSKEHRELAREAVRRSLVLLKNGKSADELLLPLPKKASKILVAGSHADNLGYQCGGWTIEWQGLSGNNLTEGTTILSAIKNTVDPKTKVVYKENPDADFVKSNDFSYAIVVVGEHPYAETFGDSLNLTIPDPGPSAITNVCGSVKCVVIVISGRPVVIQPYVPLMDALVAAWLPGTEGQGVADVLFGDYGFTGKLSRTWFKTVDQLPMNVGDAHYDPLFPFGYGLTTTTANSN